GGGTGGACCAGGCGGTCGATCCGGCGCTCGGCCATCGTCGCCATGTTGGTGAGGGCGATGGCCAGGAAGTCGCACACCATCGCCACCGACTGCCCGTGGAAGTTCCCCCCGCTCAACATCTCGCCATCCTCGAAGACGAGCGGGTTGTCGGTAGCGGCGTTCAGCTCCCGCCCCACGATCCCCTCGGCGAAGCCGAGGGCGTCGAGGACCGGGCCGTGCACCTGCGGCATGCAGCGCAGCGCGTAGGCATCCTGCACCCGCGGATCGCCGTGCCGGTGGGACTCGCGGATCTCGCTCCCCGCCAGCAGCTCGCGAAGGAGCGACGCCGACCGCACCTGCCCGGCCTGGCCGCGCACCTCATGGATGCGGGGATCGAAGGCCACCGGCGTGCCCAACAATGCCTCCAGCGTGGCCGCCCCCGTGACGTGGGCCGCGCGCCAGAGCGTGCGCGCCTCGTGCAGCGCCAGCGCCGCCAGCGCGGTGTGCGCCTGCGTCCCGTTCACCAGCGCCAGCCCCTCCTTGGGCTGCAGCGTCACCGCGGTCAGCCCCGCCCCCCGCAGCACGTCGGTCGCGCTCCCCTCCTCGCCCCCCCTGATCAGCGTCCCTTCGCCGATCAAGCCAAGGGCCAGGTGCGACAGGGGGGCGAGATCGCCGCTCGCCCCCACGCTCCCCTGCTCCGGCACCGGCGGATACACCCCGGCGTTGAGCATCGCGAGGAGCTGCTCGACCACCGACGGACGGATTCCCGAGCACCCCTTGGCCAGCACGTTGGCACGCAGCAGCATCATCGCCCGGGTCTCCGCCTCCCCCAGGCGCGGCCCCACCCCCACGGAATGGCTGCGGATGAGGTTCACCTGCAACTCGGCCAGCCGGTCCGGCGGGATGGCGACGTCCGACAGCTTGCCGAAGCCGGTGGTGATGCCGTACACCACCTCGTGGCGCGCCACGATCCCATCGACGATCTCGCGCACGCGCGCCAGGCGCGCGCGCGCCTCGGGAGCAAGGGTCACGCGAGCACCATGGCGAGCGACGGCCACCACATCGGCCACCGCCAGCGAGTGCCCGTCGAGGACGACGGTTGGGGAGTGCATGAGCGGAATGTCGAGAGGGCCCGTGCGCAGATCAACCCCAAGGAGGGGGCGGACCGCTATTGGTTGCGGATCCCGGTGTAGCCTCGCGGGAACTGCGGCCGGTCGTAATTGAACTTGATGTCCGGCTGCGCCTTCAGCGCGATGAAGAAGTTGAACGAGAAGTTCCCGTTCGGCGACCGCGAAAACGCGAAGATCGCATCCCAGTCGTGCAGTGCACGCTGCAGGCTCACCACGTGCGACGCGAACTCGCTGCGCTGCACGTCGTACGAGGTCTGCCACTGTGCCGCCCACTTCTCGGTCACGTGGAACGACATGGAGCCCTGCACGCTGGCCTGCGGCGGCGCCACGAAGTACGTCCCGCCGCGCGTGGTGCTCTCGTACGGATTCGACACCGACCCTGACGTCTGCTGCTGTCGCACGCACGCATCGTAGCCGAGCGGATTGACCAGGCGATACTGCTCGCAGACGATGGTCGGGTCGAGCGACTGGACGTTGGTCCCCCGCGGTGGGCGCTGCCGGGTCGAGGAATACGACAGGTTCACCCGCCACCCCTGTCCGGCGGGCACCTGCATCATCGCCTGGTTGACGCTCCCCTGGATCGGCCGGTTTGCAATCAGCCCGCCCGGGCCACGATCCTGCCGGATCCCCCCTTCCCCCGTCGTCATCCCCTGCTGCCCCGCCCCCCGCTGCTGCTCGTCCAGCATCCGCACGCCGAGCAGGCGCGCCATCCCGCGGACGAGCGGCGAGTTGCCATCGAGCGTCAGCGTCCCGCGCACCCCCTCG
The sequence above is drawn from the Gemmatimonadetes bacterium SCN 70-22 genome and encodes:
- a CDS encoding histidine ammonia-lyase: MHSPTVVLDGHSLAVADVVAVARHGARVTLAPEARARLARVREIVDGIVARHEVVYGITTGFGKLSDVAIPPDRLAELQVNLIRSHSVGVGPRLGEAETRAMMLLRANVLAKGCSGIRPSVVEQLLAMLNAGVYPPVPEQGSVGASGDLAPLSHLALGLIGEGTLIRGGEEGSATDVLRGAGLTAVTLQPKEGLALVNGTQAHTALAALALHEARTLWRAAHVTGAATLEALLGTPVAFDPRIHEVRGQAGQVRSASLLRELLAGSEIRESHRHGDPRVQDAYALRCMPQVHGPVLDALGFAEGIVGRELNAATDNPLVFEDGEMLSGGNFHGQSVAMVCDFLAIALTNMATMAERRIDRLVHPDLNQGLPPFLTADAGVNSGFMMAQVTAAAVTSECKVLAHPASVDTIPTDGGKEDVVPMAMGAAVKLRRIVQNVRHVLAIELLCAMQGIDYRRPLRSSASVERAYAALRAVVPPLGRDRVLAPDIAAAAQLIADGALDGAIPASSN